From the uncultured Methanomethylovorans sp. genome, the window CTTCTTTTGCAATGTCTTCAATGGTTACTTCGTATTCCTTTCCAGCATCAACTGGAGCAGTTGATTCATTTCTGTTGAACAACTATTTCACTTCCTTTACAAATAAGCTTAAAAGGTGCACTTGCTGGAAGCATACGGAAAATAGCAGTTACAAAGTAATACCATTAAAAGCCTTATGTTCTCAAAACAGTTACACACTCAAAGCATGGATATCATGCAATCTAGATATATAAATATTTGCAGGAAAAACCAGTAAAACCATGTATTTTACCAATTTAACTGGTTTTATGTATGCTGTTCATACTGTATATGCCTTATATGTTGTGAAATATTCATAAAAATATGAATGAATCAGTTATCTTTAAGTTAATTGAAGGAATGCCTCACCACGGCCCTGGTAACAATGAATGTACGTCCAAAGCTTTTTGTTGTGCTTCTGGGAAAAAGGGTATTTGGACAGATTTACCCTATGTAAATAGTTACAAGGCCCTATTTTATAAGACAGTTACAACCTCTTATGTGTAGTCTATTATTTTTATTAATAGTATCGTATTATTCCATTTTCTACAATATTCTCTCAAGTTATAAAGTATTTTAAATACTATTAAGTCGGCAAGAACCTTCTGATTAACCAAAGCTGAATGATAATATGAAGAATAATGCAGTGCTGCAAAACAATATACATGTTCCTCAAGGTTTCAGTTCCTCCACAATAAAGATATATTTCTGGCTGGGGATCATGTCAGCTTTAGCTCTTCGACTCATACTTATTGCGGATCATTACAATCCAATATTGGGAAAGGCAATGTTCTATCTGGGAGTAGTAGGGTATATGATCTTTTTCGCACACAGGTATAGAGTTTCCAAGAGAAGGCTAGCAGTGCTGGAAGAACTAAAGCTGTTAGAAAAGCTTGAAAGTGGCAAGCAATTAACCGAATTCACTGAAAAGGACATTGAAGGACTGCATTACATAATCTGGAGTCTTTCGGTTTCAAAGGAAAGGATCAATTACCTCCTAATTTTTACTTTCTCTGTCCTTTCAATATTCATCTCCCTAATACTTGATTTGGGGATAACCGGATAATTAAAATATCTGAATTGCCAGCTTAATTTATGCTGGCAATCACCGTAATTGCAGCAAATATTTTATTTGTGAATCATACATAATTCACTCATCCTGGCATTGCTTCCCAGCAAGGGTAGTCTACAAATACCTTGAGAGACCTTGTCACCTGGCAATCTTAATGTTCAGTGCTGACATAATTCGATTGGTTAGCAACTGTCATGAACAATATTATGATAACAGAATCATCAGGCTAGTGCCTGAAATATTATTACACGTTTTACACTGACAGGTGACAATATGACCGGAAAAGGAAATCCGTTCGGTGCAAAAGAGACCGTTAATATTTGTAATGAAAAAGTGACGATCTACCGTCTGAACAAACTAGAAGAAATGGGTATTGGAAAAATATCCAGCTTACCATATTCGATAAGAATACTCCTTGAATCCCTTTTGAGAAATGCTGGAAGTGAAGCCGTATCCGAGGATGATGTCCGTACCCTTGCTGCATGGAGTCCAAAAAAGACACAAAAGTCAGAGATCCCTTTCATTCCTTCAAGAGTCATACTTCAGGATTTTACAGGTGTTCCAGCAGTTGTAGACCTGGCTGCCATCAGATCAGCAATGCAAAGATTTGGTGGAAACCCAGGTGAAATTAACCCCGTAGTCCCTGTGGACCTGGTCATAGACCATTCGATACAAGTGGATTACTATGGGACTTCTTATGCCATACATTGTAATGAAAAATATGAGTTCCACCGGAACAAAGAAAGGTATGAACTGCTTCACTGGGCACAAAGAGCTTTTAATAATCTGAGAGTAGTGCCCCCAGGAACAGGCATCATTCATCAGGTGAACCTTGAATATCTGGCACCTTTGGTCCATTTCAGGGAAACTACGGGAGGAAGAATTGCATATCCCGACTCTCTTGTAGGTACTGATTCACATACTACCATGATCAATGGCCTCGGAGTCCTAGGATGGGGAGTTGGCGGTATAGAGGCAGAGGCTGTTATGCTAAACCAGCCATATTATATGGCAGTACCTGAAGTAATAGGTTTCAAGCTATATGGTCATCTGAAGGATGGGGTAACAGCAACAGATTTAGTGCTCACTGTAACTCAAATACTCAGGGAATATGGTGTTGTTGACAAGTTTGTAGAATTCTATGGTCCAGGAATGAGAGCTCTTGATCTGACAATAAGAGCAACTTTGGCGAACATGGGTCCAGAATATGGTGCTACAATGGGATTCTTCCCTGCTGACGAAAAAACTATGCAATATATGCTAATGACAGGCAGGGACAAGAAACATGTGGATATGGTCAGAGAGTACCTGAAGATGCAGGGATTGTTCGTAACCGATGATTCGCCGGAGCCAGTATTTACACATACACTAGAACTTGACATGGGCACCGTAGAACCATGCCTTGCAGGTCCAAAAAGACCTCAGGACCGCATACTGCTCTCAGAAATGCCCAAAGTGTTCCATAAGGCAATGGAAACTGCATTCACGGAGAAAAGGGGTGGAGAGGTACTTGCAGCAGATCCAGACTACAATCGATGGCTGGAAGAAGGTGGCTACAGCATTGCAAAAGATAAGATTCCTGGTCATTCAGGTCTTGTAAAGGTCAAATGTGCTGATGATAATGTTGCCGTTGCCCATGGTTCTGTTGTCATAGCATCAATCACTTCATGTACTAACACATCTAATCCTGCAGTGCTCATCGGTGCTGGACTGCTTGCAAAGAAAGCTGTGGAAAGAGGCTTGCGAATGAAACCGTTCGTAAAAACCAGTTTATCTCCTGGATCCAGAGTAGTTACGGATTACCTTGCAGCTGCCGGATTG encodes:
- the acnA gene encoding aconitate hydratase AcnA; the protein is MTGKGNPFGAKETVNICNEKVTIYRLNKLEEMGIGKISSLPYSIRILLESLLRNAGSEAVSEDDVRTLAAWSPKKTQKSEIPFIPSRVILQDFTGVPAVVDLAAIRSAMQRFGGNPGEINPVVPVDLVIDHSIQVDYYGTSYAIHCNEKYEFHRNKERYELLHWAQRAFNNLRVVPPGTGIIHQVNLEYLAPLVHFRETTGGRIAYPDSLVGTDSHTTMINGLGVLGWGVGGIEAEAVMLNQPYYMAVPEVIGFKLYGHLKDGVTATDLVLTVTQILREYGVVDKFVEFYGPGMRALDLTIRATLANMGPEYGATMGFFPADEKTMQYMLMTGRDKKHVDMVREYLKMQGLFVTDDSPEPVFTHTLELDMGTVEPCLAGPKRPQDRILLSEMPKVFHKAMETAFTEKRGGEVLAADPDYNRWLEEGGYSIAKDKIPGHSGLVKVKCADDNVAVAHGSVVIASITSCTNTSNPAVLIGAGLLAKKAVERGLRMKPFVKTSLSPGSRVVTDYLAAAGLTPYLEALGFHDVGYGCTTCIGNSGPLKDSVSQAIKNKDLTVAAVLSGNRNFEGRINSQVKANYLASPLLVVAFALAGTVDLDLTKEPIACDPNGQPVYLKDILPGREEINDYISKYVLPEMFEKEYSNVFEGTKLWRELDAPSGTQYKWNSESTYIQEPPFFKDFPLNIGEKQDIKGARVLALLGDSITTDHISPAGSIPTHYPAGEYLQSHDVDEKQFNSYGARRGNHEVMMRGTFGNVRLKNQLVPGKVGSWTLHLPEKQEMYIYDAAMKYVKDKVPLIVIAGKEYGTGSSRDWAAKGTQLLGVQAVIAESFERIHRSNLIGMGVLPLQFKEGENAKSLGLDGTEMYDLLDISKLQPAGELKVMAHKEDGTERTFNVIVRLNSSIELEYFRNGGILHRFLREKVKGN